CGGGTCTCGGTCGAGCCGGTGAGCTGGTCCTGGTAGGCCTGCTGCAGGCCGTCCCGGCCCAGCGTGTCGCCGGCCCGCTGCGGTCCGCCGAGCCGCTGCTCCGCCTCCGGGGTGATGGCCGAGACCACGCCGACGATCTGGGTGGGCGACTTGGGCGCGACCGGCGGATTGTCGGTCTGGAACTCCAGCCCTCTGATCGCCTCCAGCTTGGACCTGATCTGGGCGAACTTCGTCCGGCCGAACGTCGCGAGGGGGACGAAGTCCTGCGGGGGCGACGACAGGATGCGGCTCAGCAGGCGGTCCTGGGCGAAGCCGGTGATCTTCGACAACTGGTCGCAGAGCCGGCCGGGGTCCTTGACCTTGGCGGGGGTGACCCCGGCGACGTGCAGCACGGTCTCGTCCTGCAGCGAGTTGCCGTTGCGGTCGAGGATGGGCTTGCGGCCCTTGGGGACGGTGGCGACCGCGAGCCGCTGCCCGGGGTGCAGGTCGGGGTGGATGACGCTCGGCGACCACCGCACCTTCCACTGGCCGCCGACCAGGTGCAGGGGCAGGTTGCCGTCGTACTGCCAGAGGGGGTTGTTCTCCCCGAGGTCCACCTCGGCGTGGTAGCCGGCCTGCGCCGCGTCGCCGTCCTGGGTGATCCCCCGCAGGGAGAAGCGGACCGAGGCGGCGTCCAGCTGCAGGCGGGCGTCCTCCAGCGCCTTGCGCACCGCCGCCTGGTCGCCGTCGGCCCGTCGCGCGGCGGCCGCGTAGTCCCCCGTCTGCCAGCCGACGAGGAAGTCGCGCACCGCCTCGTGCGGCGACGGCTCCTCGAAGCAGCCGGTCAGCAGGGGTGCGGTCAGGCCCAGCGCGAGCGCGGCCCGTACGGCTCGCGCCCGGGCGACCCCGAATCTTCGGAAGGACACGGCCTAACGGCCCCCCCGGCGGCGGACCGCGTTCGACATGGCCCGCGCCATCTCCCGGTTCGCCTGCTTCTCCATCAGCGTCTGCCGCTTGTCGTAGTCCTTCTTGCCTCTGGCGATGCCGATCTCGATCTTCGCCCGGCCGTCCTTGAAGTACATCGACAGCGGGATCAGCGTGAGGCCCTTCTCCTTCAGCGACGCTTCGAGCTTGCCGATCTCCTTGCGGTGCAGCAGCAGCTTGCGCGTGCGCCGCGCGGCGTGGTTGGTCCAGGTGCCCTGGCTGTACTCCGGGATGTACACGTTGATCAGCCAGAGCTCGCCGCCCTCGACCGAGGCGTAGCCGTCGGTCAGGTTGGCCTTTCCCGCCCGCAGGGACTTGACCTCGGTGCCGGTCAGGACGAGCCCGGCCTCGTAGGTGTCCTCGATGAAGAAGTCGTGCCTGGCACGCTTGTTCTGGGCGATCAGCTTGCGCCCGGTCTCACGTGGCATAAGGGGAGCCTACCGTTGCCGCGAGGGGCGGAAACGAGCTGCGCGACCGGTGCCGGGTCACACCCGCAGGTAGCGGCGCAGGGTGACGAACGAGGCGAGCACACAGATCAGCACGCCGATGGCCATGGTGCCGGTGATCACCCCGGCGACCGTGTCCCAGCCGAGGGGCGCGGCCATGTACGTCTGGATCGACTCGAAGATGAAGACCTTGACGATGATCAGAATCACGCCGGACAGGACGCCGCCGATGAGGCCGGCGATCAGGCCCTCCATCACGAACGGCAGCTGGATGTAGATGTTGGACGCGCCGACCAGCCGCATGATGCCGGTCTCCCTGCGGCGGTTGTACGCCGACAGCCGGACCGTGTTGCCGATCAGCAGGATGGCCGCGAACAACATGAGGGCGGCGATGCCCAGCGCCATGTAGCGCAGCTTGTCCATGAAGCCGAAGACCGATTCGAGCAGGTCGCGTTCGTTGACGACGTTGGAGACGCCGGGCTGCCCCTTGAGGCTCGCCGCGACGGCCGCCGCCTTGTCCGGGTCCTTCAGCTTCACCCGGAACGACTCCGGCATGTCCTCGGCCTTGGTCACCGACAGCAGGGTGCGGTTGCTCTCGGTCTCCTGGAAATGCTTGTACGCCTCGGCCTGGTTCTCGAACTGCACCCGCTCGACGTCCGGGAGCGCCTCGATCGTCTGCTTGAGGTTGGCCTTCTCCTCCTGTGTCACCGCGCCCTTGTTCTTGCAGGGCTCGAAAGGCGCGTTCTTCGTGCACAGGTAGACCGACAGCTCGACCTTGTCGGTCCAGAAGCCGGTGAGCTTCGAGACCTGGGAGTTGATCATCATTCCGACGCCGAGCAGCGCCATGCCGACCGCCACGGTCACGATCACCGCGATGGTCATCGTGAGGTTGCGCCGAAGGCCGATCCAGACCTCG
The Microbispora sp. ZYX-F-249 DNA segment above includes these coding regions:
- the smpB gene encoding SsrA-binding protein SmpB, whose product is MPRETGRKLIAQNKRARHDFFIEDTYEAGLVLTGTEVKSLRAGKANLTDGYASVEGGELWLINVYIPEYSQGTWTNHAARRTRKLLLHRKEIGKLEASLKEKGLTLIPLSMYFKDGRAKIEIGIARGKKDYDKRQTLMEKQANREMARAMSNAVRRRGGR
- the ftsX gene encoding permease-like cell division protein FtsX, whose translation is MRANFIFSEVWIGLRRNLTMTIAVIVTVAVGMALLGVGMMINSQVSKLTGFWTDKVELSVYLCTKNAPFEPCKNKGAVTQEEKANLKQTIEALPDVERVQFENQAEAYKHFQETESNRTLLSVTKAEDMPESFRVKLKDPDKAAAVAASLKGQPGVSNVVNERDLLESVFGFMDKLRYMALGIAALMLFAAILLIGNTVRLSAYNRRRETGIMRLVGASNIYIQLPFVMEGLIAGLIGGVLSGVILIIVKVFIFESIQTYMAAPLGWDTVAGVITGTMAIGVLICVLASFVTLRRYLRV